A single Anopheles maculipalpis chromosome 3RL, idAnoMacuDA_375_x, whole genome shotgun sequence DNA region contains:
- the LOC126564262 gene encoding probable cyclin-dependent serine/threonine-protein kinase DDB_G0292550, which produces MRVTSESNSGPPSRTPSIMDSPTLVRVERARLRQEADSNGGQRPGSGQREDSLERCLLDPKKSLLIGRIPVAQMTGPIKRGLLWQQRDRLFSRWKERYFILTRDYLNCFKRATGSASEKISDMGQFIFKIKLVDVEKVEWLNRRSYSAIGLLLGSREGRVLLRSDQGLEDWFELLEECTLSSKERRRALRLTQGPRSRASLAAPVSAASLQNNHLGLGGTYSGAIEDWLMSRHQKPGGQRFNHILLSDSVPDLSSINENGLCSGLLTNHSTPKKVPNARHNLSGGGGASSNGYSSHNGSLYNGFPYSPLKKLADNFVNGNHSYTLHDDLEEEVELRRGGRYRENDDLYRRPLGPGGNDSSRHSFLTDLDYTGCDSGLDTPPSTHRPSSCRDNIYFASAYNNHGHGSGFLGKDKTTDTGISSSRGTLVSPASSIRHGYVNVQNFNGNSANNNHLNSYGSRYSVQEQKILRTRNTEDNKNSIRSVRAEFFEQSKYNSNGSNGALAATNNNNNHINNNGSGHHHPANHFHSHHHHHQQHVVAQHPNGTGSNGNIHQHFNGLNNNNNHTGSTGSTGNNHNNNNNGNGGTLNDRSVMLASNGNNGSGSQRDRYQQHPALAAIINESQGMKFRDRSYSDCQQAPPRTRQWTSNTPSPKRIPFLGTPPTRV; this is translated from the exons AAATCGCTGCTAATTGGACGTATTCCAGTAGCGCAAATGACCGGTCCGATTAAACGAGGACTGCTCTGGCAGCAGCGTGACCGTCTTTTCTCTCGCTGGAAGGAAAG ATACTTCATCCTAACACGTGATTATCTCAATTGTTTCAAACGAGCCACCGGATCCGCATCGGAGAAGATATCCGACATGGGACAGTTTATATTTAAG ATCAAGCTAGTCGACGTGGAAAAGGTGGAATGGTTGAACCGGCGGTCGTACAGCGCGATAGGCCTGCTTCTCGGCTCACGAGAAGGACGCGTCCTGTTGCGCAGCGACCAGGGCCTGGAGGATTGGTTCGAGCTGCTGGAGGAGTGCACGCTGAGCAGCAAGGAGCGGCGTCGTGCTCTTCGACTCACGCAAGGGCCACGATCGCGCGCCTCGCTTGCGGCCCCAGTTTCGGCGGCCTCGCTGCAGAACAACCACCTCGGGCTCGGCGGTACCTACTCGGGTGCGATCGAGGATTGGCTAATGTCCCGGCACCAGAAACCGGGCGGACAACGCTTCAACCACATCCTGCTGTCGGACTCCGTGCCCGATCTGAGCTCGATCAACGAGAACGGGCTGTGCAGTGGGCTGCTCACGAACCACTCGACACCGAAGAAGGTGCCGAACGCGCGCCACAACCTTtcgggcggtggtggtgcgtcAAGCAATGGGTACAGCAGCCACAACGGTAGCCTGTACAATGGATTCCCGTACTCACCGCTGAAGAAGCTGGCGGACAACTTTGTCAACGGCAATCACAGCTACACGCTGCATGACGATCtcgaggaggaggtggagcTGCGACGAGGTGGACGCTACCGGGAAAATGACGATCTGTACAGAAGACCACTCGGTCCGGGAGGGAACGACAGTAGTCGTCATTCGT TCCTCACCGATTTAGATTACACTGGTTGTGACAGTGGACTCGATACGCCACCATCCACGCACCGTCCATCGAGCTGCCGGGACAACATTTACTTTGCGTCGGCCTACAACAATCACGGACACGGATCCGGCTTTCTCGGCAAGGATAAAACCACCGACACCGGCATCAGCTCGTCCCGTGGAACGCTTGTCTCGCCGGCGAGCAGCATTCGTCATGGGTACGTGAATGTACAGAACTTTAACGGCAATAGCGCCAACAATAATCATCTGAACAGTTATGGATCTCG CTACAGCGTCCAGGAGCAGAAGATTCTGCGCACTCGCAACACAGAGGACAACAAAAACTCGATCCGCTCGGTGCGTGCAGAGTTCTTCGAGCAGAGCAAGTATAACAGCAACGGAAGCAACGGTGCCCTTGCCgctaccaacaacaacaacaatcacatcaacaacaatggcAGCGGCCATCATCATCCTGCTAACCACTTTCATtcacatcatcaccaccatcagcagcacgtGGTGGCACAGCATCCGAACGGTACCGGTAGCAATGGTAACATTCACCAGCATTTTAATGGgctgaacaacaacaacaatcacacGGGCAGTACCGGCAGTACTGGCAACAatcacaacaataacaacaatggCAACGGTGGTACACTGAACGATCGGTCGGTGATGCTGGCGTCCAATGGTAATAACGGGAGCGGATCGCAGCGCGATCGCTACCAGCAACATCCGGCGCTGGCTGCAATCATCAACGAATCGCAGGGAATGAAATTCAGAG ATCGTTCCTATTCCGATTGTCAGCAAGCACCACCCCGCACCCGTCAGTGGACCAGCAACACACCGAGTCCGAAGCGCATCCCCTTTCTCGGCACTCCACCGACCAGAGTGTAA
- the LOC126565380 gene encoding alpha-taxilin, giving the protein MDGPTSNGEHRSSNAEAKKLLREDKQREAKIEEQLSKALSGMTLEEKYAAVHKRLVDSEKENRRLVALHKQYDRTLEASKREKENLILEHDKMAMTKTKLEGLCRELQRQNKTIKDESLAQIHQEEEKRKQTQEKFQQSLNEIQVVMNENNDKNMKLKEDNMEMAKKFKFILEQYELRDQQMDKMNKQMELVTQLNDAKLAKLQMQANSEKEQFLAEKLVLMTELQKVKKQLADLQTVETHLRGQVTMYSDKYGEFQDSLKKSRSIYEGYQEDMKKMSKKMKTLEKETMAWKSRWETSNATVQKMLDDQIEREKQLTKTTRQLSNLQKLCRTLQAERATYLAALKEGNIPIPSSDGVEQVEQVDKSTTDKEVSVTVQEQQSNDNQLNGHTTDDAAEATVTEDQAPAVST; this is encoded by the exons ATGGATGGGCCCACTAGCAATGGAGAACACCGAAGCAGCAATGCGGAAGCGAAAAAACTCCTGCGAGAAGATAAGCAGCGTGAGGCAAAGATTGAAGAACAACTGTCCAAAGCACTGAGCGGTATGACGCTGGAAGAAAAGTATGCAGCCGTTCACAAGCGATTGGTCGATTCGGAGAAGGAAAACCGTCGCCTGGTGGCACTGCACAAGCAGTACGACCGTACGCTGGAAGCTTCCAAGCGTGAGAAGGAAAATCTTATCCTCGAGCACGATAAAATGGCCATGACGAAGACAAAGCTGGAAGGGCTGTGCCGGGAGCTGCAGcgtcaaaacaaaacgatcaagGACGAAAGTTTGGCCCAGATTCATCAGGAGGAGGAAAAGCGAAAGCAAACGCAGGAAAAGTTCCAACAATCGCTCAATGAAATACAGGTGGTGATGAACGAGAATAATGACAAGAACATGAAGCTGAAGGAGGATAATATGGAGATGGCTAAAAA GTTTAAGTTCATTCTTGAACAGTACGAATTGCGGGACCAGCAGATGGATAAGATGAACAAACAGATGGAGCTGGTCACACAGTTGAATGATGCAAAGCTGGCTAAACTTCAAATGCAAGCCAACAGCGAAAAAGAACAATTTCTCGC GGAGAAGCTTGTGCTAATGACTGAGCTGCAGAAGGTGAAAAAGCAGTTGGCCGATCTGCAAACGGTTGAGACGCATTTACGTGGCCAGGTTACCATGTACTCGGACAAGTACGGCGAGTTCCAGGACTCGCTCAAGAAAAGCAGAAGCATTTACGAAGGCTATCAGGAGGACATgaaaaag ATGTCGAAAAAGATGAAAACTCTCGAGAAGGAAACGATGGCATGGAAGTCCCGATGGGAAACGAGCAATGCCACCGTGCAGAAGATGCTGGACGATCAGATTGAGCGCGAAAAGCAGCTTACCAAAACGACACGACAGTTGTCTAATCTGCAGAAACTTTGCCGCACTTTACAGGCCGAACGGGCCACCTATCTGGCTGCGCTCAAAGAAGGCAACATACCCATCCCATCGTCCGATGGGGTGGAACAGGTAGAGCAGGTGGATAAATCAACAACCGACAAGGAAGTGTCTGTCACGGTTCAGGAGCAGCAATCCAATGACAATCAACTGAATGGTCACACGACTGATGATGCTGCCGAAGCAACCGTAACGGAGGACCAAGCACCGGCGGTGTCGACGTAG